A stretch of the Myxococcales bacterium genome encodes the following:
- a CDS encoding glycosyltransferase: MKIAYVLPQLNRAGTQKQVVQLASAMADQGCSVMVVLLEEGRAMAAEISEKVEIVSCGFKASPRSPATVVALFRLFRHLKKFRPDIIHSYLIWPNIWSGLVASSIPSAVFITSRRNLAWYKEENAWLRRLEDLTNIRASVVIANAKAVLADTEHWEPRARGKIRLIYNGFQASRTDPQRPTSNDDETRAKHGATADDVVLVCVANLHAYKGHADLIDAVSLLKERGRKVVLWILGEDRGFEQALLDQVRRLGLEKQVMLLGRRDDVETFLSTADIGLLCSTHAEGLSNSLLEYMNAGLPAVVTNMGGNAECVADGESGFVIPIERPDLVADCIDRMIESPSLRETFGAEAVARVRRLFQSEKMVDEHVQLYSELMSQ; the protein is encoded by the coding sequence TTGAAAATTGCATATGTTTTGCCACAGCTGAATCGAGCCGGCACGCAGAAGCAGGTCGTACAACTCGCGTCCGCCATGGCCGATCAGGGTTGTTCCGTCATGGTCGTCCTACTTGAAGAGGGCCGGGCGATGGCGGCAGAAATTTCTGAAAAAGTCGAAATCGTTTCTTGCGGGTTCAAAGCCTCGCCTCGTTCTCCAGCAACGGTCGTGGCGCTCTTTAGACTGTTCCGACACTTGAAGAAGTTCCGCCCGGACATCATCCATTCCTACCTGATCTGGCCCAACATCTGGAGCGGCCTCGTTGCTTCGTCTATTCCAAGTGCGGTTTTCATCACCAGCAGGAGAAATTTGGCCTGGTATAAAGAAGAAAACGCATGGCTACGGAGACTCGAAGATCTCACGAATATCCGCGCGAGTGTCGTCATTGCAAACGCAAAAGCCGTGCTGGCCGATACGGAGCACTGGGAACCAAGAGCCAGGGGGAAAATCCGGCTCATCTACAACGGGTTTCAGGCTAGCCGCACGGACCCGCAGAGGCCGACCTCGAATGACGACGAGACGCGAGCCAAGCACGGCGCGACGGCTGATGATGTGGTGTTGGTCTGCGTCGCAAACCTTCATGCCTACAAGGGACACGCTGATCTCATTGATGCGGTGAGCCTTTTGAAAGAGAGGGGCCGGAAGGTCGTCTTGTGGATTCTTGGGGAAGACCGGGGTTTCGAACAAGCGCTTCTAGACCAGGTGAGGCGGCTGGGCCTGGAAAAGCAGGTCATGCTGCTGGGCCGGCGCGATGACGTCGAGACATTTCTGTCGACAGCAGACATCGGGTTGCTGTGCTCCACTCACGCTGAAGGATTATCGAATTCACTGCTCGAATACATGAATGCGGGATTGCCCGCCGTGGTGACCAATATGGGTGGGAACGCCGAGTGCGTTGCCGACGGCGAGAGCGGTTTCGTGATTCCAATCGAGCGGCCCGACCTGGTGGCCGATTGCATCGATCGAATGATCGAATCACCGTCGCTGAGAGAGACGTTCGGGGCAGAGGCCGTGGCACGGGTACGCCGATTGTTCCAATCGGAAAAAATGGTCGACGAGCATGTTCAGCTCTACTCCGAATTGATGAGTCAGTAA
- a CDS encoding FkbM family methyltransferase, which translates to MKIKSLVSIFRRIWIFQLGFIRRRFLGDDKKRLFIDCGSNLGQGFSYFKKYFPLSKYDFILMEPNPHCVRKLKEEFGDLPNVEILEKAVWTEDGTMKLFGLVEDHRGKVTTGASILSEHNSAYYEANEEQATEVATIDFSSFLRSKFDYDEIVIKMDIEASEYDVLEKMIDGGDLDKVEFMFVEFHSQYMVGEEHERFSARERAIVSHMDALHKLYIWH; encoded by the coding sequence ATGAAAATAAAATCACTGGTTTCGATCTTCCGCAGGATCTGGATATTCCAACTCGGTTTCATCCGGCGGCGCTTCCTCGGCGACGACAAGAAGAGACTCTTCATCGATTGTGGATCCAACCTCGGCCAGGGCTTCAGCTACTTCAAGAAGTACTTCCCGCTCAGCAAATACGACTTCATACTGATGGAACCGAACCCTCACTGCGTTCGAAAGCTCAAAGAGGAGTTCGGGGATTTGCCAAATGTCGAGATTCTCGAGAAGGCGGTTTGGACGGAAGACGGAACCATGAAGCTATTTGGCCTCGTCGAGGATCATCGTGGAAAAGTCACGACCGGGGCTTCCATCTTGAGCGAGCACAACTCCGCCTACTACGAGGCAAACGAAGAGCAGGCGACCGAGGTGGCCACGATCGATTTCTCGAGTTTTCTTCGCTCAAAATTCGACTACGACGAAATCGTCATCAAGATGGATATCGAGGCCAGCGAATATGACGTGCTCGAGAAGATGATCGACGGCGGCGACCTCGACAAAGTCGAATTCATGTTCGTAGAGTTTCACTCCCAATACATGGTGGGTGAAGAGCACGAACGCTTTTCCGCAAGGGAACGAGCGATCGTCAGCCATATGGACGCCCTCCACAAGCTCTACATCTGGCACTAA
- a CDS encoding oligosaccharide flippase family protein — translation MQHPIFRILKNTGSLTLANVFGRLLNFVVVAILIRSVGTEGFGGYATAVAVSGYFLILADIGLAGRLVRQAAAFPDSESDEYSHSMGIKLVTTALCVVVLVILAFVLPYERWVKELFILLTVSNLIRSYSQLNHAIFRARERMELEALSTCVQAVIYSSAVALLLLGFPIIIVGWASVASVSAQLILNSVIVRRFIPIRVTLPPHWATLRNTAPYTAAAMAESAFLQSDIVVLSFIASQSLVGEFASITRLLLLAAVFPLFLNLSIMPIWSRVFGRDNPVLFRKITTTSLQMLTIAAGASVVGLAALSKWVLHLVYGEGFEELSQLLVVGAVYLLFHFMNFGISVPIVSSGRQAIRAQSMTIGVFVKIGLILAITPSFGAIGAMIALVLAEATVMLLQAYRIREVIEMGLLAKTWAWVVVGIVTSLLLYFELLSRGSEWLAVTLPILLYAALIFVSKDVPKLIAVIKEFR, via the coding sequence ATGCAGCATCCGATCTTTCGCATCCTAAAGAACACCGGCTCACTGACCCTGGCCAACGTCTTCGGGCGACTTCTCAACTTCGTGGTCGTCGCAATTCTGATTCGGAGCGTGGGCACTGAAGGATTCGGAGGTTACGCGACTGCAGTCGCGGTCTCGGGGTACTTCCTCATCCTCGCGGATATCGGGCTTGCCGGTCGATTGGTTCGGCAAGCCGCTGCTTTTCCTGACTCAGAAAGCGATGAATACAGCCATTCCATGGGAATCAAGCTGGTCACCACGGCCCTTTGCGTGGTGGTGCTCGTCATTCTAGCCTTCGTGCTTCCCTACGAGCGGTGGGTGAAGGAACTCTTCATTCTGCTCACGGTCTCGAATCTGATTCGTTCTTACAGTCAACTCAATCACGCTATCTTTCGCGCACGCGAGCGAATGGAACTGGAAGCGCTGAGCACCTGCGTTCAGGCGGTGATCTATAGCAGCGCAGTCGCACTTCTTCTGCTGGGCTTTCCAATTATCATCGTGGGATGGGCTTCCGTCGCTTCGGTCTCGGCCCAGCTCATCCTCAACTCTGTGATCGTGCGGCGCTTCATCCCCATCCGCGTCACCCTTCCGCCCCACTGGGCTACGCTGCGCAATACCGCTCCTTACACCGCAGCCGCAATGGCTGAGAGCGCCTTCTTGCAGAGCGACATCGTCGTCTTGTCGTTCATCGCAAGTCAGAGTCTGGTCGGCGAATTTGCCTCCATTACTCGCCTCCTCTTACTCGCAGCAGTCTTTCCTCTGTTCCTCAATCTCTCCATCATGCCCATCTGGTCCCGAGTCTTCGGCCGTGACAATCCAGTTCTCTTCCGCAAGATCACGACGACCTCACTGCAAATGCTGACCATCGCTGCGGGAGCGAGTGTCGTCGGACTGGCAGCCCTGTCGAAGTGGGTCCTCCACCTCGTTTACGGAGAAGGTTTCGAGGAATTGTCGCAGCTTCTCGTCGTGGGCGCGGTCTACTTGCTTTTTCACTTCATGAATTTCGGGATCAGCGTGCCGATCGTCTCCTCGGGGCGACAGGCAATCCGCGCCCAGTCGATGACGATCGGTGTCTTTGTGAAAATCGGTCTGATCCTCGCGATCACGCCATCCTTCGGTGCGATTGGCGCGATGATCGCGCTCGTGCTCGCAGAGGCGACCGTGATGTTGCTGCAGGCCTATCGAATTCGGGAAGTCATTGAAATGGGTCTGCTCGCAAAGACCTGGGCCTGGGTGGTAGTAGGCATCGTCACCTCACTACTTCTCTACTTCGAGCTCCTCTCCCGGGGCAGCGAATGGCTGGCCGTCACCCTTCCGATCCTCCTCTATGCCGCGTTGATATTCGTGTCCAAAGACGTGCCGAAGTTGATCGCGGTGATCAAGGAATTCCGTTGA